The Nitrospinota bacterium genome includes a region encoding these proteins:
- a CDS encoding metal ABC transporter permease, which yields MAEFLTYSFVWRGLAAGCCVAVICSMLGVVLVLRRLSLIGDGLAHVSFFGVAVGLLLRATPVFVAIPVVMASSLGILKLAQRARLYGDAAIGMVSAAGVAGGIILASYGGGFNVDIFSYLFGNILAIGAAEMYLSAALSVAVAGVMLYYHRPLLSVSFDEEFAAVSGVNTGYINTLLALLTSVAVVLTIKIVGMLLTSALVIIPAVTAIQLGRGFRVTMAIAALLGVVSVIAGMALSFYGNIPGGAAIVLVNIIFFFLSFPLKRFGAQL from the coding sequence ATGGCTGAGTTTTTAACGTATAGTTTCGTCTGGCGCGGACTGGCGGCCGGCTGCTGCGTGGCGGTGATCTGCTCCATGCTGGGAGTGGTGCTGGTGCTGCGGCGGCTATCGCTCATCGGCGACGGACTGGCGCATGTATCCTTTTTCGGCGTTGCCGTCGGGCTGCTTCTGCGGGCCACGCCGGTGTTTGTGGCGATCCCGGTGGTGATGGCCAGTTCGCTGGGCATTCTCAAGCTGGCGCAGCGGGCGCGGCTTTATGGCGACGCGGCCATCGGCATGGTGTCGGCCGCCGGAGTGGCGGGAGGGATCATCCTCGCCTCGTACGGCGGCGGTTTTAACGTCGACATCTTCAGCTACCTGTTCGGCAATATTTTAGCCATCGGCGCGGCGGAGATGTACCTCTCGGCGGCGCTTTCGGTGGCGGTGGCGGGGGTCATGCTGTATTACCACCGCCCATTGCTTTCGGTTTCATTCGACGAGGAGTTCGCCGCCGTCTCCGGCGTGAATACCGGCTACATAAACACCCTGCTGGCGTTGCTCACCTCGGTGGCGGTGGTGCTTACCATCAAGATTGTCGGGATGCTCCTTACGTCGGCGCTGGTGATAATTCCGGCGGTCACCGCCATCCAGCTTGGGCGCGGTTTTCGCGTCACGATGGCGATAGCCGCGCTGCTGGGGGTGGTTTCGGTGATCGCCGGGATGGCGCTTTCGTTTTATGGCAATATCCCCGGCGGCGCGGCCATCGTGCTGGTGAACATCATTTTCTTCTTTCTCTCATTCCCCTTAAAAAGGTTCGGCGCGCAACTGTAA
- a CDS encoding transcriptional repressor translates to MKTHTDYPALLKNLGLKATPKRLALLSVLEEEHRYLSPEEIWKKLKRRFKSLGLPTVYRNMEELERHGVISKVLHSNRQLYYYFCPKAGHHHHFVCMECHMVEDLSVCAVREMERDIKRRIKGTVTSHILQVNGLCGGCAGKQ, encoded by the coding sequence ATGAAAACACACACCGATTATCCGGCGCTCCTTAAAAACCTCGGGCTGAAAGCCACGCCCAAGCGGCTGGCCTTGCTGTCGGTTTTGGAAGAAGAGCACCGCTACCTGAGTCCCGAAGAGATATGGAAAAAACTCAAGCGCCGATTCAAAAGTCTCGGCCTGCCCACCGTCTACCGCAACATGGAAGAGCTGGAACGCCACGGCGTCATTTCAAAAGTGCTGCATTCCAACCGGCAGCTCTACTACTACTTCTGCCCCAAAGCGGGGCACCATCACCACTTTGTCTGCATGGAGTGCCATATGGTGGAGGACCTTTCGGTCTGCGCGGTGCGCGAGATGGAAAGGGATATCAAGCGCCGCATCAAGGGAACCGTCACATCGCACATCCTGCAGGTGAACGGCCTTTGCGGCGGCTGCGCGGGAAAACAGTGA
- a CDS encoding cob(I)yrinic acid a,c-diamide adenosyltransferase: MSPLPSQARHDTATHLILAGRGATPELIALADMVSNIDSIKHPYEAGISAQKGLDF; the protein is encoded by the coding sequence ATTTCGCCGCTCCCAAGTCAAGCCCGGCATGACACCGCCACGCACCTTATTCTTGCCGGGCGCGGCGCAACGCCGGAGCTGATTGCGCTGGCCGACATGGTGAGCAATATCGATTCTATCAAGCACCCGTATGAGGCCGGCATCTCCGCCCAAAAGGGACTCGACTTTTGA
- a CDS encoding alpha/beta hydrolase: MRKRFALAAVTMAFLLAVPACTGVFYQPAGRLYATPVEAGLPYREYIFTAPGGAQLGGWWIPAAEGTEEKGTIIHCHGNAQNMTAHFMNVAWLAKEGYNLFVFDYEGYGASEGVATPAHVNGDIVAALEAGMQLTRERERNIGRRLKVIAYGQSLGGAALARALADFEEKARLSGVIEEAGFYSYQAIARQKLAQWWLTWPMQWLGLLLVSDEYSPERHIASIAPVPLLVVHGDADAVVPVSHGRRIFELARDPKEYWEIPGGGHIEAFHVNGGAYRPRLLAWLAALP, from the coding sequence ATGCGCAAACGCTTCGCACTCGCCGCCGTCACGATGGCCTTTCTTCTGGCCGTGCCGGCCTGCACCGGCGTTTTTTACCAGCCGGCGGGCAGGCTTTACGCCACGCCGGTCGAGGCGGGGCTTCCGTACCGCGAATATATCTTCACCGCTCCGGGCGGCGCGCAACTGGGAGGATGGTGGATACCCGCCGCCGAAGGGACGGAAGAGAAGGGGACGATCATCCACTGCCACGGCAATGCGCAGAACATGACGGCGCACTTCATGAACGTCGCGTGGCTGGCGAAGGAGGGGTACAACCTTTTTGTGTTCGACTACGAAGGGTATGGCGCGTCGGAAGGGGTGGCCACTCCCGCGCATGTCAATGGCGACATAGTGGCGGCGCTTGAGGCGGGAATGCAGCTCACGCGCGAACGGGAACGGAACATCGGGCGCCGGCTGAAGGTGATAGCCTACGGGCAATCGCTGGGCGGGGCGGCGCTGGCGCGGGCGTTGGCGGATTTTGAAGAAAAGGCGCGGCTGAGCGGCGTGATTGAAGAGGCGGGGTTTTATTCCTACCAGGCCATCGCGCGGCAGAAGCTGGCGCAGTGGTGGCTCACGTGGCCGATGCAGTGGCTCGGCCTGTTGCTGGTGTCGGACGAGTATTCGCCCGAACGGCATATCGCATCCATCGCGCCGGTGCCGCTGCTGGTGGTGCATGGCGATGCCGATGCGGTGGTGCCGGTTTCACACGGGCGCAGGATCTTTGAACTGGCGCGCGATCCAAAGGAATATTGGGAGATCCCCGGCGGCGGGCATATCGAGGCTTTTCATGTGAACGGGGGCGCGTATCGCCCCCGGCTTTTGGCGTGGCTTGCCGCGCTGCCGTGA
- a CDS encoding cupin domain-containing protein, with product MPMEKITLSERTRFNPIFQPQILRMADGLKVPLICMNPGQFIPPHPGGTGVFYIVEGKATMTIEGKDIAVSAGDMIFIEKGETRGIQAVEKLTAFAVHITG from the coding sequence ATGCCGATGGAAAAAATAACGCTGTCCGAACGTACCCGGTTTAACCCCATCTTCCAGCCGCAGATACTCCGCATGGCGGATGGCCTGAAAGTGCCGCTCATCTGCATGAACCCCGGCCAGTTCATCCCGCCCCACCCCGGCGGCACGGGGGTCTTTTACATCGTCGAAGGCAAGGCAACCATGACGATAGAGGGAAAAGATATCGCGGTATCGGCGGGCGACATGATATTCATCGAAAAGGGCGAAACCCGCGGCATCCAAGCGGTGGAAAAGCTGACCGCCTTCGCCGTCCACATCACCGGCTGA
- a CDS encoding metal ABC transporter ATP-binding protein, with amino-acid sequence MDIQNSAIAVTGLTVSYNSRVALDDITFSVAKGAYLGLVGPNGSGKSTLIKAMLGLKQAAAGEVWFLGRKRADFREWPRIGYLPQKISHFNPYFPATVGEIVALGLLSRKMERAAETAAVEDALGLLDIGGIKDKLIGELSGGQLQRVLLARAIAGRPDILLLDEPTTALDPETRERFYATLEALNRDLKTTVVLVTHDIGTIGKYASQMLYLDKKVVFHGGFNDFCGSGDMKKYFGEYSQHVICHRHD; translated from the coding sequence ATGGACATCCAAAACAGCGCCATCGCCGTGACGGGGCTTACCGTCAGTTACAACAGCCGCGTGGCGCTGGACGACATCACGTTCAGCGTCGCCAAAGGCGCCTATCTTGGCCTCGTGGGGCCGAACGGCAGCGGCAAGAGCACCCTGATAAAAGCGATGCTCGGCCTCAAGCAGGCCGCCGCCGGGGAGGTCTGGTTTCTCGGCCGCAAGCGCGCCGATTTCCGCGAGTGGCCCCGCATCGGTTACCTGCCGCAGAAAATTTCGCATTTCAATCCGTATTTCCCCGCGACCGTGGGCGAGATCGTGGCGCTGGGCCTTCTTTCGCGCAAGATGGAGCGCGCGGCCGAAACCGCGGCGGTGGAGGATGCGCTCGGCCTGCTGGACATCGGCGGCATCAAGGATAAGCTCATCGGCGAGCTTTCGGGCGGGCAGTTGCAACGGGTGCTGCTGGCGCGCGCCATCGCCGGGCGCCCCGATATCCTGCTGCTGGACGAGCCGACCACCGCGCTCGACCCCGAAACGCGCGAACGGTTTTATGCCACGCTGGAGGCGCTCAACCGTGATCTGAAGACAACTGTGGTGCTGGTGACGCACGACATCGGCACCATCGGCAAATACGCTTCGCAAATGCTCTACCTCGACAAGAAAGTGGTTTTCCACGGCGGCTTTAACGATTTCTGCGGATCGGGCGACATGAAAAAGTACTTCGGCGAATACAGCCAGCACGTGATCTGCCACCGGCATGATTGA
- the pyk gene encoding pyruvate kinase — MGVMKQTKIIATLGPASDGPAAVKRLIAAGANVFRINSSHASPEEIRRQIRNVRKGSKATSYHAAVLLDLGGPKIRVGEFAAGETDLRDGKEVLLKVSSAVSDGSFIPVQYQGFYGDVAKGNRVLLDDGKMALQVVEKKGGIVHAKVLNGGTLKNKKGINLPEASISADPIAEKDLRDLKAGLAEGVDYVALSFVREADDVLRLKKLIAHAGSHAEVVAKIERHEAVRNIDAIIEASGAIMVARGDLGVEMPLVQVPVIQRDIIHKCCAAGKPVIVATQMMESMLNSPRPTRADISDVSVAVHSYADALMLSGETAVGRYPEECVRVMAGAAIEMERYHHDKARVLSWDISRDKITEVNHAVARAAVSLADILDASGIMVVTDSGYMVKQIAVLHPNTPLFAFTRYDYTLRKLALVRGAVPFLQKFGNEIAQSLPGMLAQLKRRGLVETGNRLVLVSGMRMDGPTAPNMVRVEIVP; from the coding sequence ATGGGCGTGATGAAACAAACAAAAATTATTGCTACGCTGGGGCCTGCGTCCGACGGCCCCGCCGCGGTCAAACGGCTTATCGCCGCGGGGGCGAACGTCTTTCGCATCAATTCATCGCACGCTTCACCCGAGGAGATCCGCCGCCAGATACGCAACGTGCGGAAAGGCTCTAAAGCGACCAGCTATCATGCCGCCGTGTTGCTCGATCTGGGCGGCCCCAAAATCCGCGTGGGGGAATTCGCCGCCGGTGAAACGGACTTGCGCGATGGCAAAGAAGTCCTCTTGAAGGTTTCCAGCGCGGTCAGTGATGGTTCCTTTATTCCCGTGCAGTATCAGGGGTTTTATGGCGACGTGGCAAAGGGAAACCGGGTGCTTTTGGACGATGGCAAAATGGCCCTTCAGGTGGTTGAAAAGAAGGGGGGCATCGTCCACGCCAAGGTATTGAACGGCGGCACTTTGAAGAACAAGAAAGGGATCAACCTGCCGGAAGCTTCCATCAGCGCCGATCCCATTGCCGAAAAAGATTTGCGCGACCTCAAGGCCGGTTTGGCGGAGGGGGTGGACTATGTGGCGCTTTCGTTTGTGCGCGAGGCGGATGATGTGCTGCGGCTTAAAAAGCTGATTGCCCACGCCGGTTCGCACGCCGAGGTGGTGGCAAAAATCGAGCGGCACGAGGCGGTGCGGAACATAGATGCGATCATCGAGGCCTCGGGCGCGATCATGGTGGCGCGCGGCGACCTTGGCGTCGAGATGCCGCTGGTGCAGGTGCCGGTGATCCAGCGGGACATAATCCACAAGTGCTGCGCCGCGGGCAAGCCGGTGATCGTGGCGACGCAAATGATGGAGTCGATGCTGAACAGCCCCCGGCCCACGCGCGCCGACATTTCGGATGTGAGCGTGGCGGTGCATTCGTACGCCGACGCGCTGATGCTTTCGGGCGAGACGGCGGTGGGGCGTTATCCGGAAGAGTGCGTGCGGGTGATGGCTGGCGCGGCGATAGAGATGGAACGCTACCACCACGATAAGGCCAGGGTGCTCTCTTGGGATATTTCCCGCGATAAGATCACCGAGGTGAACCACGCCGTTGCGCGCGCCGCCGTGAGCTTGGCCGACATTTTGGACGCCTCCGGCATCATGGTGGTAACCGACAGCGGCTACATGGTGAAGCAGATCGCCGTCCTGCACCCGAACACGCCGCTATTCGCCTTCACGCGCTACGATTATACGTTGCGCAAGCTGGCGTTGGTGCGCGGCGCGGTGCCGTTTTTGCAGAAATTCGGCAATGAGATAGCGCAAAGCCTGCCCGGCATGCTGGCGCAGCTCAAGCGGCGCGGATTGGTGGAGACGGGGAACAGGCTGGTGCTGGTTTCCGGTATGCGGATGGACGGCCCCACCGCGCCCAACATGGTGCGCGTCGAGATCGTCCCGTAA
- a CDS encoding helix-turn-helix transcriptional regulator, producing MSGAVNLAEVGKRLKKLRGDVSQEAAAAEAGVSQDMVSRCERGMAYPPPSYLFWIAARGFVTVDWILTGRNPDQYSKAVADVRKKYGPPMAPAERALVEAYRKASGETQQAIRLLLKLEKAKAE from the coding sequence GTGTCCGGCGCGGTGAATCTGGCCGAGGTGGGGAAGCGCCTCAAAAAACTGCGGGGGGATGTTTCGCAGGAGGCCGCCGCCGCGGAGGCCGGCGTATCGCAGGACATGGTTTCCCGTTGCGAGCGGGGAATGGCCTATCCGCCCCCCAGCTATCTTTTTTGGATTGCGGCGCGCGGGTTTGTCACCGTGGACTGGATTTTGACCGGGCGCAACCCGGATCAGTATTCCAAGGCGGTGGCCGACGTGCGGAAAAAATACGGTCCGCCGATGGCTCCCGCCGAGCGGGCGCTGGTGGAAGCCTACCGCAAGGCCTCCGGTGAAACGCAACAGGCGATCCGCCTGCTGCTCAAGCTGGAAAAGGCCAAAGCGGAATAA
- a CDS encoding ATP-binding protein, producing the protein MPGDVKNTALWKYLSKIDHDKSYVGKLSELKMKVGLWLSYTIPTFEHYTAHTIEHSEEIIRQLSCLLFIERNFEKPAVQLSAVEVYILIAAAYLHDAGMVVSNDEKAKILSSEGWKKWVGEGGQAASDYKEICAMEDKATNEEQKYYSNVYLRQIIAEYLRREHHTRSARLITQHEQSLAQFGFDDPNLKKAISDVCLAHGLDRADLENKDRYPERTDIRGDIVNLRFLSYLLRIGDLLDISNDRACPLLLNAASPLPSTSYAHWSKHQKIVHRLTATDKIEITAKCDTPEEHRLLMSWCKWLVDEVNDAGSVMQNAARHKEWKKPIIKLEGEGATINIGRSVAAKYIPFDWKFELDQKAIFERLIRDAYADPSAFARELIQNALDANRCKMYLDLKSDGKDLPKCPTEVPEDVRQKYPINIRWYEEEVPNILANRTETHQVFEIEDSGIGMDDEILHRFFLQAGRSYYVTDEFRSKFQFIPMSRFGVGFLSVFAASDHVEVETYKDSSGSVHNNLKVTLGGYQSFILLEEGERRKSGTKVKVRLMNGLDASGADRVLRVRRGFAQVRKLCLRVEFPIYIDSPGGKHEIKAERPEDFIAKVLVADEAGAFFEIDAVPMKGDGFEGELYFYLYRHREWIEIKSANWMETYFRNHPHQERLPLIGDVECIQGLNLALDLRRRYIEKSINRRFDLRGNIKLSLSREWIDRNESQKYKEYRAAVESQIEDYLLNHLAKTKVPDELWMYKNRLLYIAT; encoded by the coding sequence ATGCCGGGTGACGTTAAAAACACCGCTCTTTGGAAGTATCTAAGTAAAATAGATCACGATAAATCCTATGTAGGCAAACTGTCCGAACTGAAAATGAAAGTAGGACTTTGGCTTTCGTACACCATTCCCACTTTTGAGCATTATACGGCCCACACTATTGAGCATAGTGAGGAGATCATCCGCCAGCTTTCCTGCCTTCTGTTTATAGAACGTAATTTCGAAAAACCGGCCGTACAGCTATCAGCCGTGGAGGTATATATTTTAATAGCTGCTGCTTATCTTCACGATGCGGGGATGGTGGTTTCCAACGATGAAAAGGCGAAAATCCTTAGCTCGGAAGGGTGGAAGAAATGGGTTGGTGAAGGGGGACAAGCAGCGAGTGACTACAAAGAAATATGCGCGATGGAGGATAAGGCTACTAACGAAGAGCAGAAGTATTATTCAAATGTCTATTTGCGGCAGATTATCGCGGAATATTTGAGAAGGGAACACCATACGCGATCTGCAAGATTGATTACGCAGCACGAACAAAGCCTTGCCCAGTTCGGCTTTGACGATCCCAACTTAAAAAAAGCTATTAGCGATGTCTGCTTGGCCCATGGTCTTGACCGTGCCGATCTGGAAAACAAGGATCGATATCCTGAAAGAACAGACATCAGAGGGGATATCGTAAACCTTCGGTTCTTATCTTATTTGCTACGCATTGGCGACCTGTTGGACATCAGTAACGACCGTGCTTGTCCCTTGTTGCTAAATGCCGCTTCACCGCTTCCGTCCACCAGTTATGCACACTGGAGTAAACACCAAAAAATAGTACACCGCCTGACCGCGACCGACAAAATAGAGATAACAGCAAAATGTGATACACCAGAAGAACACAGACTCCTCATGTCGTGGTGCAAATGGCTGGTGGATGAGGTAAATGACGCGGGATCAGTCATGCAAAATGCCGCTAGGCATAAAGAATGGAAAAAACCAATAATAAAGCTGGAAGGTGAAGGCGCAACCATTAATATTGGCCGCAGCGTTGCGGCAAAATATATCCCATTTGACTGGAAATTTGAGCTTGATCAAAAGGCGATATTTGAGCGATTGATACGCGATGCATATGCCGACCCATCTGCATTTGCCCGGGAACTGATCCAAAATGCTTTGGATGCGAATCGTTGCAAAATGTATCTCGATCTGAAAAGTGACGGCAAGGATCTGCCCAAATGCCCAACGGAAGTACCAGAAGACGTACGGCAGAAATACCCCATAAATATTAGATGGTATGAGGAAGAGGTGCCAAATATCCTTGCAAATAGGACTGAAACCCATCAGGTCTTTGAGATAGAAGATTCTGGCATTGGGATGGATGATGAAATCCTTCACCGTTTTTTTCTTCAAGCAGGCCGCTCCTACTATGTAACAGACGAGTTTAGAAGTAAATTTCAGTTTATTCCAATGAGCCGGTTCGGCGTTGGTTTTCTTTCGGTGTTTGCGGCGAGTGACCATGTTGAGGTAGAGACTTATAAGGATTCTTCCGGCAGTGTACATAACAATTTGAAAGTTACTTTAGGCGGGTATCAGTCTTTCATTCTTTTGGAAGAGGGTGAACGGCGCAAGAGCGGAACTAAAGTAAAAGTCCGCTTAATGAACGGGCTAGATGCTAGTGGGGCTGATCGAGTACTTCGAGTAAGGAGGGGGTTTGCCCAAGTGCGCAAATTATGCCTTCGCGTTGAATTTCCAATTTACATAGACAGCCCAGGAGGAAAGCATGAGATAAAGGCTGAACGGCCTGAGGACTTTATTGCAAAAGTACTGGTGGCAGACGAGGCAGGGGCTTTTTTTGAAATCGACGCAGTACCCATGAAGGGGGATGGATTTGAAGGGGAATTATATTTCTATTTATATAGACATAGGGAATGGATCGAAATTAAATCTGCAAATTGGATGGAAACCTATTTTAGGAACCACCCCCACCAAGAGCGTCTTCCACTGATTGGAGATGTGGAATGTATTCAGGGGCTGAATCTCGCCTTAGACCTCCGACGCCGTTACATCGAAAAAAGCATTAATCGCAGGTTTGATTTAAGGGGGAACATAAAACTATCACTTTCAAG
- a CDS encoding thioredoxin family protein has translation MVLTASTMLPLGTKAPSFSLKDAGGRAVSLNDFNAAQALLVIFMCNHCPYVKHVGKELAALTKEYMAKGVAVAGINSNDAEKYSDDSPANMAREAKAAGYVFPYLFDESQAVAKAYRAACTPEFYVFDGNQKLVYRGQMDASRPGGNIPVTGVDVRRALDAVLGGTEVAGEQRPGMGCNIKWKPGNEPDYFRP, from the coding sequence ATGGTTCTCACCGCTTCCACCATGCTGCCGCTCGGCACCAAGGCTCCGTCTTTTTCGCTGAAAGACGCCGGCGGCCGCGCCGTTTCGCTAAACGATTTCAACGCCGCACAAGCATTGCTGGTCATCTTCATGTGCAACCACTGTCCCTACGTGAAACACGTTGGCAAAGAACTGGCCGCGCTGACGAAGGAGTACATGGCCAAAGGGGTGGCGGTGGCCGGCATCAACAGCAACGACGCGGAAAAATATTCCGATGACAGTCCCGCCAACATGGCACGGGAGGCGAAAGCCGCGGGTTACGTTTTTCCCTACCTGTTCGACGAATCGCAAGCGGTGGCGAAAGCCTACCGCGCCGCCTGCACGCCGGAATTTTACGTATTTGACGGGAACCAAAAGCTTGTTTACCGGGGACAGATGGATGCCAGCCGTCCCGGCGGCAACATCCCGGTTACGGGCGTGGACGTGCGCCGCGCGCTGGATGCGGTGTTGGGCGGCACGGAAGTCGCCGGCGAGCAGCGTCCCGGCATGGGCTGCAACATCAAATGGAAACCGGGCAACGAACCGGATTACTTCCGCCCATAG